One region of Chryseobacterium sp. SORGH_AS_0447 genomic DNA includes:
- a CDS encoding catalase, whose protein sequence is MDSKKLTLSNGAPYYEHQDSQTVGPRGPVLMQDFILQENLAHFVRERIPERIVHAKGTGAYGTFTVTHDITQYTKAKLFSKVGNSCRMFARFSTVGGEKGSADTARDPRGFALKFYTEDGNWDLVGNNTPVFFIKDAKKFPDFIHTQKRVPKTNLKSATMMWDFWSLNPESLHQVLILMSDRGTPYGYRHMHGFGSHTYSMINDKNERIWVKFHFVTKQGIKNFTNEEAIKMAGENPDFAQEDLCNAIEEGNFPKWTMYIQVMTEEQARDFRWNPFDITKVWFHDDFPMIEVGEMELNEVPVNYFAHVEQSIFSPSHLINGISFSPDRMLQGRLFSYPDAHRYRVGVNAHQLEVNRCPFAVNNYQRDGFMADSSQYQDKPNYHPNSFDDIKPDYAYKNYEYELDSAHVANYSRNENDDDHYTQPGLLYSKAMSPEERHNLVSNIVGSMKGITGPKKDEIINRQLCHFFRANIELGMKVASQLNVIIDANMMSHTK, encoded by the coding sequence ATGGATTCTAAAAAATTAACATTAAGCAATGGCGCCCCTTATTATGAACACCAGGATTCTCAGACCGTCGGCCCTAGAGGACCGGTATTGATGCAGGATTTTATCTTACAGGAAAACCTGGCTCATTTTGTAAGGGAAAGAATCCCCGAAAGAATTGTTCATGCCAAAGGAACAGGTGCTTACGGAACTTTTACGGTTACCCACGACATTACCCAATATACCAAAGCAAAACTATTCTCGAAAGTCGGAAATTCATGCAGGATGTTTGCCCGCTTTTCTACCGTTGGTGGAGAGAAAGGGAGCGCAGATACCGCAAGGGACCCGAGAGGTTTCGCTCTTAAATTTTATACCGAAGACGGAAACTGGGACTTGGTAGGAAATAATACACCGGTATTTTTCATTAAAGATGCCAAGAAATTTCCAGATTTTATCCATACCCAGAAAAGAGTCCCAAAAACGAATCTTAAGAGTGCAACTATGATGTGGGATTTCTGGAGCCTGAATCCCGAATCTCTACACCAGGTATTAATTCTTATGTCTGACCGGGGAACGCCTTACGGATACCGGCATATGCACGGTTTCGGATCGCATACCTACTCGATGATCAATGATAAAAATGAAAGAATCTGGGTAAAGTTTCATTTCGTGACCAAACAAGGGATCAAAAATTTCACCAATGAGGAAGCTATAAAAATGGCGGGTGAAAATCCGGATTTTGCACAGGAGGATCTTTGCAATGCCATCGAAGAAGGAAATTTCCCGAAGTGGACCATGTACATCCAGGTGATGACGGAAGAACAGGCCAGAGATTTCAGATGGAATCCTTTTGATATTACCAAGGTTTGGTTCCATGATGATTTTCCGATGATTGAAGTGGGAGAAATGGAGCTCAATGAAGTGCCTGTCAATTATTTTGCTCATGTGGAGCAATCTATTTTCTCGCCGAGCCATCTGATCAACGGAATCAGCTTCTCACCCGACAGGATGCTTCAGGGAAGATTGTTTTCTTACCCGGATGCCCATCGGTACAGGGTTGGGGTAAATGCCCATCAGCTTGAAGTGAACCGTTGCCCTTTTGCCGTCAACAATTACCAGAGAGACGGTTTTATGGCAGATTCAAGCCAATATCAGGACAAGCCGAATTATCATCCGAACAGTTTTGATGATATTAAACCGGATTATGCTTATAAAAACTATGAGTATGAACTGGACAGCGCTCATGTGGCCAACTACAGCAGAAATGAAAACGATGACGACCATTATACGCAGCCCGGCTTATTATATTCCAAAGCCATGAGTCCTGAAGAACGACATAACCTGGTGAGCAATATCGTCGGCAGTATGAAGGGAATTACCGGCCCTAAAAAAGACGAAATCATCAACAGGCAGCTTTGCCATTTTTTCAGAGCCAATATTGAGCTTGGCATGAAAGTGGCATCTCAGCTCAATGTTATTATTGACGCCAATATGATGAGTCACACGAAATAA
- a CDS encoding enoyl-CoA hydratase/isomerase family protein, whose protein sequence is MNYENILLQKEGKLSVITINRPESLNALNAKTISELSSALDELNSDTSCRVIILTGSGEKSFVAGADIKEFSDFGQEQAQALAQNGHLSLFDKIENMTKPVIAAVNGFALGGGLELAMACHIRYASENARLGLPEVTLGLIPGYGGTQRLPRLVGKGIANEMIFSAKMVPAARAKEIGLVNEVYPIEELLNKTRELAQTIANNSPMAISKAIHAVNLSDTDKGFETEIKYFGELFEMDDKKEGVSAFLEKRKPSF, encoded by the coding sequence ATGAATTACGAAAATATATTATTACAAAAAGAAGGGAAACTTTCTGTCATAACTATTAACAGACCTGAAAGCTTAAATGCACTGAATGCCAAAACAATCAGTGAACTTAGTTCGGCCCTGGACGAATTGAATTCCGATACTTCCTGCAGGGTAATTATTCTTACCGGCAGCGGCGAAAAATCTTTTGTCGCCGGCGCAGATATAAAAGAATTCAGTGATTTCGGACAGGAACAGGCGCAAGCACTTGCCCAAAACGGACATCTTTCTTTATTCGATAAGATTGAAAATATGACCAAGCCCGTTATTGCAGCCGTAAACGGTTTTGCTTTAGGTGGAGGTCTCGAGCTTGCCATGGCATGCCACATCAGATACGCATCGGAAAACGCCAGACTCGGGCTTCCGGAAGTAACCTTAGGATTAATTCCGGGTTACGGAGGAACGCAGAGACTGCCGAGGCTTGTAGGAAAAGGTATTGCCAACGAAATGATCTTCTCCGCCAAAATGGTTCCTGCTGCGAGAGCAAAAGAAATCGGACTGGTAAATGAAGTATATCCAATAGAAGAACTACTTAACAAAACAAGAGAATTAGCCCAGACGATTGCCAACAATTCACCCATGGCAATTTCAAAAGCGATTCACGCTGTCAACCTTTCGGATACGGATAAAGGCTTTGAAACCGAGATTAAATACTTCGGAGAGCTTTTTGAAATGGACGATAAAAAAGAGGGAGTTTCGGCATTTCTTGAAAAAAGAAAACCAAGCTTCTAG
- a CDS encoding dCMP deaminase family protein: MNKFDKAYLKMAQEWAKLSYCKRKQVGALIVKDRMIISDGYNGTPSGFENCCEDSEGRTHWYVLHAEANAILKLAASTQSAKGATLYLTLSPCKECSKLILQAGITRLVYINEYSDDDGISFLRNHQIEIEQISDYELKK; this comes from the coding sequence ATGAATAAGTTTGATAAAGCTTATCTAAAAATGGCTCAGGAATGGGCAAAACTTTCCTACTGTAAACGAAAGCAGGTAGGAGCTCTTATCGTAAAAGATAGGATGATTATTTCAGATGGTTACAATGGTACCCCTTCAGGTTTTGAAAACTGCTGTGAAGACAGTGAAGGCAGAACCCACTGGTATGTGCTGCATGCAGAAGCCAATGCGATACTAAAATTAGCGGCTTCCACACAGTCTGCCAAAGGCGCCACGTTATATTTAACACTTTCGCCCTGTAAAGAATGCAGCAAGCTGATTCTGCAGGCGGGCATTACCCGGCTTGTCTACATCAACGAGTATTCGGATGATGACGGGATATCATTTTTAAGAAACCACCAAATTGAAATAGAGCAAATTTCGGACTATGAACTAAAAAAATAA
- a CDS encoding heme-binding domain-containing protein, which translates to MKMFKKILFWSLIGFAMIQFIPTDKVNPPVDRKVNFTDVQKTPEKIQGLLKGACYDCHSNETVYPKYAYIAPISWSVKSHVNEGREHLNFSIWGTYNRDLKESMLNKAIQTVHNKTMPMPGYIVYHKEANLSEAERALLSKYFEEILKSKTF; encoded by the coding sequence ATGAAGATGTTTAAGAAAATCCTGTTCTGGAGTCTGATCGGGTTTGCCATGATTCAGTTTATACCTACGGATAAGGTGAATCCTCCGGTGGATCGTAAAGTTAACTTTACCGATGTTCAGAAAACGCCGGAAAAGATTCAGGGATTGCTGAAAGGAGCATGTTACGATTGCCATTCGAATGAAACCGTTTATCCCAAATATGCTTACATTGCGCCTATTTCATGGTCGGTAAAAAGCCATGTGAACGAAGGACGGGAGCATCTTAATTTTTCCATTTGGGGAACGTACAATAGAGATCTGAAAGAAAGCATGCTGAATAAAGCAATCCAGACGGTTCATAATAAAACCATGCCGATGCCGGGATATATTGTTTATCATAAGGAAGCGAATTTATCTGAAGCAGAAAGGGCACTACTTTCAAAGTATTTTGAGGAAATACTCAAATCCAAGACATTCTAA
- a CDS encoding NUDIX domain-containing protein — protein sequence MKILKYCPSCGKESLHWDGEKKWSCPNCQFSLYNNVAGAVAVVIRHEDEIYLTRRNRDPKKGKLDLAGGFVDPKESAEETCRRELFEELKLDVDISNLKYLTSLPNLYQYKEIDYNTIDLFYEYSVSEKFEVDLELSEISETVWIPLETLDLEDLAFDSQKKFFKEYIKNK from the coding sequence ATGAAAATATTGAAATACTGCCCAAGCTGCGGTAAAGAATCTCTCCACTGGGACGGTGAGAAAAAATGGAGCTGTCCCAACTGCCAGTTCTCTTTGTATAACAATGTGGCTGGTGCAGTGGCGGTAGTCATCAGGCATGAAGACGAAATCTACCTCACCCGGAGAAACAGAGATCCTAAAAAAGGAAAGCTGGACCTCGCCGGAGGTTTTGTAGACCCCAAAGAAAGTGCGGAAGAGACCTGCCGAAGAGAGCTTTTCGAAGAACTGAAGCTTGATGTGGATATTTCAAATTTAAAATACCTGACGAGCCTTCCGAACCTCTATCAGTACAAAGAAATTGATTATAATACGATCGATCTTTTTTATGAATACAGCGTTTCGGAAAAATTCGAAGTAGATCTTGAGCTTTCCGAAATCTCGGAAACCGTGTGGATTCCTTTGGAAACACTCGACCTCGAAGATCTGGCTTTCGATTCTCAAAAGAAATTTTTCAAAGAATATATAAAAAATAAATAA
- the xerD gene encoding site-specific tyrosine recombinase XerD: protein MKWDEKIKDFEIFLRFERNFSENTLDAYIRDIRKLKEYAEEDLENVGPDSIGYENLQEYIFNLSKQKFSERSQARWISSIKAFFKFLLEDECREDNPASLLEGPKLGLYLPDTLSLSDINRIIGAIEVNTDLGRRNHCIIEVLYGCGLRVSELIDLKISNINFKEQYIKVTGKGNKTRFVPLADFTAELVKCYINEIRSKGKVNKKHEDTLFLNSRGTSMSRVIVFLIIKELTDKAGVSKKISPHTFRHSFATHLLQNGADLRFIQEMLGHSSITTTQVYTHLKTEELRDVILTYHPRNAKVAQ from the coding sequence ATGAAATGGGATGAAAAAATTAAGGATTTTGAAATCTTCCTTCGTTTCGAAAGAAACTTTTCAGAAAACACACTCGATGCCTATATTCGGGACATCAGAAAATTAAAAGAATACGCAGAAGAAGATCTGGAAAATGTCGGTCCGGACTCTATAGGCTATGAAAATCTGCAGGAATACATCTTCAATCTTTCCAAACAGAAGTTCAGCGAAAGATCTCAGGCAAGATGGATCTCTTCCATTAAAGCATTCTTCAAGTTTTTACTGGAGGACGAATGCCGTGAGGATAATCCAGCCTCTCTACTGGAAGGTCCTAAACTCGGTCTTTACCTGCCGGATACGTTAAGCCTTAGCGATATCAACCGGATCATCGGCGCCATCGAAGTAAACACGGATCTCGGAAGGAGAAACCACTGCATTATCGAAGTATTATACGGATGCGGGCTCCGGGTTTCGGAACTTATCGACCTGAAAATTTCCAACATCAATTTTAAAGAGCAGTATATTAAGGTAACCGGGAAAGGAAATAAAACACGTTTCGTCCCTTTGGCTGATTTTACAGCGGAACTGGTAAAATGCTACATCAATGAGATCCGTTCCAAAGGTAAGGTCAATAAGAAGCATGAAGATACCTTATTCCTCAACAGCCGCGGAACATCGATGTCCAGGGTAATCGTATTTTTAATTATAAAGGAACTGACGGATAAGGCCGGCGTAAGCAAAAAGATTTCGCCGCATACCTTCAGGCATTCTTTTGCTACCCACCTGCTTCAGAACGGTGCAGATCTGCGTTTTATCCAGGAAATGCTTGGCCATTCCAGCATTACCACCACTCAGGTTTATACCCATCTGAAAACAGAAGAACTTCGGGACGTTATTCTCACATATCACCCGAGAAATGCTAAAGTTGCACAATGA